DNA from Fusarium musae strain F31 chromosome 7, whole genome shotgun sequence:
CAGGAACACAGAAGTGCCAGGCTGTTCACATCATccttgatgacgatgagaagcGCAGTATAACTGTGGTTGATACGCCCGGTTTTGGTGATACATTTCGCTCGCAAGCAGAAATTGTTGGCGAGATTACGGACTACCTTGCCGCCCAGCATCTGTCTGGCCTGCCTCTTCGAGGTATTTTATACCTGCACAAAATCACGGACAACAGAGTTACCGATGCTTCGCAACAGCACATTCAAATCCTCAGAAAGCTCGTCGGAGATAATGCCATGACCAATGTCATTCTGGTTACAACAATGTGGAATATTCTCCGCCCGGAGGACCATCGGCGTGCTGTACAGCGCGAGCAAGAACTTGTAACCAGCTTCTGGAGCTCCATGATAGACAATGGGTCTATTGTCGCCCAGTTCAACGGCACACCAAAATCTGCTTATCCTCTTATTCATCAATTGGCGGATCAGCAGAGCGTGGTCCTCGACATCCAGAAAGAAATCGTGGATGAGGACCGATCAATCTTGGAAACTGCCACAGGCATGACCCTTGTTGAACAGCTGAGAGAAGATCATGACGCTTACCAGCTCAAGCTGTGCAACCTACGGGACGAACTTGGCCAGGAACAAAAGCTAAAGCCGGCTAACAAAGTGGAGCTTAAGCGGCTGAAGAGTGAGATCAAGTCAACTGAGGAGGTTCTGGATGCTATAAGCAGTTCGGTGGGTCGCATGAGCGTTCGACCTGGTGCTCCAATGCGCCAGCGAATGAAACAGGCTCTGAGGGAACATGGCGGGAAGGCTCCGGTAGCAATCGGGGTGGCGCTCAACATTACATTGTTTGTAGTCGGACTGTTCATATAGTGTGTCAGGCACTCAAGCGGGGGATGACGCCTACAAACCTTACTACGTTATAGatagtctttttcttctttctttttacaATGCCGTGTCTCCTTTTTCAAAACCTCGGGCTTGAACTGTCAGTTGAGGTGAGGGGTATCAGTTTGGAGGTCAGCAGTGACAGTTCCATGCACGCCACGGTGAGAATATTGGATGGTGGCGGCTGAGTGGCGAGCGCGTGGGGGCTACCACGAACACCTATAGAGAATACCCATGTTTTCAGCTAAGCCGCAGAGCGCTTAACAGGTACAGTGACTGTGAGACTCAATCGCGAGTTTCAGGTGACACGGCTTATTACGTAGGTTAATggtattaataactttaaattaaggaaaatatcaaTCCCGTGCCAAAGCTGGTGCATACAATCCTTAAAATAGTAGGATAGTAGGTACATTGTATAGAATCAGGCTGTGAAACCAACGTTTTTGCAGAGCGACATATCAGGCTTTGAGTCAGCCCCAGGTCTGGCCAAAAACTAATTCTCGGCTAACCAGAAATGAGCAGCTCGTATATGCATGTCTTGGACGTCTTGCAGGGCGGTGCAAATGCGAACCAGCGCGCATACAAGGCTTTCTCAAAGAGCAGACAAAGTGAGATCAATGTATTGTGTGGATGCAGAGCCCAGATCCAGGCAGTATTTGTGCCAATGTAACCGATACCTCTACCTTGTTCTTCAATCCGAGGGACTGCGTGttctccctcttcacccTCAGCCCTCCCCCCAAAGAGCTTCCCTCCCTTTTCTGGATCCCAAGTCAAGAGACACCAAATATTCCTAAAGACCATTCCTGTCCTTATTGACTATGAATCATTCCTATCACGCTGAACGAGAACCTGTCAACCACCCTCCAATCACCAAGGCGCGCCGGCCTACCGAGCCCTCCTATAGTCCAAGGTCAGAAAAGCCTCATAGGAGCAGCTCCAAATCTTCAAGACATTCAAATCACTCCAGACGTCGCTCAGTGGACATGTCGGAAGTAGAAGAAACCACTGGCGATCTTGTTAAAAGATCAAAACGGTTTATCAAAAATAAGTTCTCATTCACTCAACACTCATCTAAGAACAATGCCGTCAAGAACCCTGAAAGTCCTGGGAGGGGATCTATCAACTCAATTGAGAAGTCAGTCGAACTGAACGTACCAAATGGAGCACAAAGCCCAGAATCCCCGGTTGATGAAACAAACCAACTTGGCACTCAACCAGATGGCACTTCACATGCATTTCCTGTCGATGGCCAAGGCCCTCAGGACACTTTCCACGTATCGCAAGGTGTTCAAAGTCCTTCATCTGGGCTACCAACTGAGAGCCCTGTGTTCAATGGAGTTTGTGCACCAAATGGTTTTCGAGCCGCACAATCCAAGGAACTTCCGCTTCTTCCGGCAGCTCACCAAACCCAAGCCATGGGTGCCCCTCGTGATGAGAACATCTCGTATGGGCAGAAGGATTTAGCAATGACTCTCAAGGAGCAATCGGAGTTTATCGACAACCTCGTTGCCAAAAACAAGTCTCTTTCACAGCAACTGGAAGCAGAGCGTCAAAAGCGCCAGAAAGACCTTGCATACTGGAGAAACCGCACCAGCGAAGCCGCAAGCAAGAATGCCAATCTTGTTCCTGGAATGCCTCTCAGTCAGCCAGAAACCGAACTGCGCAACGAGTGGCGAAACCTGGCCTTTGACGTGAGGAACTTGGTGGACAACTACTTTAAGAAAGTGAGCACTAGCAAACTTGAGGCTTGGGGAGAAGAGAACGGGGATTTCCTTCGCAAGATCACCCCGACTTATCAACAAGTCATAAGAGGGGGGCGGTCAGGCCTTGCTATGGTCGAGGCGGCTGTTTGGCAGGGCCTCTGTAAGGCAGTGTTTGGGGGCCTGAGGGAAGACAGCCCCATGATCTGGGCTGGTCCATATCAAAGTAGTCTGAGAGTATTAGGTGGGCACAACAAGTTTTATTGTTTGATATCAAGGCAGAACTAACAATTTATTAGTGAACGAACTCCAGCAAGACCAAAAGCAGAACAATTCCGAGCAGTTTTCTCCCCTCTTCCATCAGTGGGGTACTCTTACGGCCAATCTGATAGAAGTACTTCGGGCATCCGAACATCATTACCAACGGATCCATCCCGTAGTCCAAGATCTAGAAGATCTATTCTTTGCCTGTCGCTCTGTCGGCGTGATGTACAAATCCGACACATATCGACGGGACTTGCGGGCCCTGGTCACGAAGGCCATCAGGTTTGACTTCAACTTGTCTGGTCAAACGGCTGAGTATTTCATCGATTGGCCGCGGTGTGGTCGATTCAACGTGCCGTTTGATCAGAAGACAATGCAAGTGTCACAACGGAGTCCCCAGTCTACCAGGAATGTAAGGTTTATGATACAACCTTGCTTTTTTCGACTTAGTAGGCAGGATGGCAGTTTAATGGCCGTTGATGAATGTACTGTTTGGATGTCTTAGTTGATTGATCGATACTCAAAGCTTATGACGCCTCAgcgagacatatcaagccaCCACACTGAGAAATCCCATCTAAAT
Protein-coding regions in this window:
- a CDS encoding hypothetical protein (EggNog:ENOG41); this encodes MGVTGAGKSYFLNQLKSESVAEGHSLYSGTQKCQAVHIILDDDEKRSITVVDTPGFGDTFRSQAEIVGEITDYLAAQHLSGLPLRGILYLHKITDNRVTDASQQHIQILRKLVGDNAMTNVILVTTMWNILRPEDHRRAVQREQELVTSFWSSMIDNGSIVAQFNGTPKSAYPLIHQLADQQSVVLDIQKEIVDEDRSILETATGMTLVEQLREDHDAYQLKLCNLRDELGQEQKLKPANKVELKRLKSEIKSTEEVLDAISSSVGRMSVRPGAPMRQRMKQALREHGGKAPVAIGVALNITLFVVGLFI